A single genomic interval of Rhizobium leguminosarum bv. trifolii WSM1325 harbors:
- a CDS encoding major facilitator superfamily MFS_1 (PFAM: major facilitator superfamily MFS_1~KEGG: rec:RHECIAT_CH0000376 probable cyanate transporter protein), translating into MNTPTNHAVSTLEAADELLVDAEAGSLPPPQATPVRGVVDRFLLGASLVLIAFNLRPVFSSASALLPEIRSELGLSALGASLLTTLPVVCLGAFSPLAPRLAQRFGTERTLLGVLLLLALGTALRGLSSVPLLFIGTALAGACIAVGNVLLPGLVKRDFAGRAALMTGFYTMALCAGAASAAGLTLPIEHGLGGSLEGALAVWALPALAVSLLWLPEVLRSGSQARRNGFHVKGLWRDRLAWQVTLFMGLQSALAYCVFGWLVPILRERGLDGVTAGAIVSLSVMVQAASCLIVPHIAVRGRDQRLINASLCGVAVIALLGLLFAPLSTVWLWAVLQGIGQGGLIAAAMTTIVLRSRDPDVAAHLSGMAQCVGYLLAAIGPLIVGLIRGWTGSFSWCAALFVALGLGAAINGWKAGRAVEINVHAVEKDG; encoded by the coding sequence ATGAACACCCCTACCAACCATGCCGTCAGCACGCTTGAGGCGGCCGACGAACTGCTTGTAGACGCCGAGGCCGGCAGCCTTCCGCCGCCGCAGGCAACGCCGGTGCGGGGAGTTGTGGATCGTTTTCTGCTGGGTGCAAGCCTGGTGCTGATCGCCTTCAACCTGCGCCCGGTCTTCTCCAGCGCCTCGGCGCTGCTGCCGGAAATCCGCTCGGAGCTCGGCCTCAGTGCGCTTGGCGCCAGCCTGCTGACGACGCTGCCGGTTGTCTGCCTGGGCGCCTTCTCGCCGCTTGCGCCTCGTCTTGCCCAGCGCTTCGGCACCGAACGCACGCTGCTCGGCGTTCTCCTGCTTCTGGCCCTCGGCACCGCATTGCGCGGGCTTTCTTCCGTGCCGCTGCTCTTCATCGGCACTGCCCTTGCGGGCGCCTGCATCGCCGTCGGCAACGTGCTGCTGCCGGGGCTGGTGAAGCGGGATTTCGCCGGGCGCGCGGCGCTGATGACCGGCTTCTATACGATGGCGCTCTGCGCCGGGGCGGCAAGTGCCGCCGGGCTGACGCTGCCGATCGAGCATGGGCTCGGCGGCTCTCTCGAGGGCGCCCTCGCCGTCTGGGCGCTGCCGGCGCTCGCCGTCAGCCTGCTCTGGCTGCCTGAGGTTCTTCGCAGCGGCAGCCAGGCAAGACGAAACGGCTTCCACGTCAAAGGCCTCTGGCGCGACCGGCTCGCTTGGCAGGTGACGCTGTTCATGGGGCTGCAATCGGCACTTGCCTATTGCGTCTTCGGCTGGCTGGTTCCGATCTTGCGCGAACGCGGGCTCGACGGCGTCACCGCCGGGGCGATCGTTTCCCTGTCGGTGATGGTGCAGGCGGCATCCTGCCTGATCGTGCCGCATATCGCCGTGCGCGGACGGGACCAGCGGCTGATCAATGCGAGCCTCTGCGGCGTCGCCGTCATTGCCCTGCTCGGCCTGCTCTTCGCGCCGCTTTCGACGGTCTGGCTGTGGGCGGTGCTGCAGGGCATCGGCCAGGGTGGGCTGATCGCGGCGGCCATGACGACGATCGTGCTGCGCTCACGCGATCCCGATGTCGCCGCCCATCTTTCCGGCATGGCGCAATGTGTCGGTTACTTGCTCGCCGCCATCGGCCCGCTCATCGTCGGCCTCATCCGCGGCTGGACCGGAAGTTTTTCCTGGTGCGCGGCCCTCTTCGTCGCGCTCGGGCTGGGCGCGGCGATCAACGGCTGGAAGGCCGGCCGGGCGGTGGAGATCAATGTCCATGCGGTCGAAAAAGACGGCTGA
- a CDS encoding GntR domain protein (PFAM: GntR domain protein; regulatory protein GntR HTH~SMART: regulatory protein GntR HTH~KEGG: rec:RHECIAT_CH0000377 probable transcriptional regulator protein, GntR family), giving the protein MRALSKTNLADEAIEAIRGDILGKRWAVGEKLPNEASLSTMLSVSRGTVREAVRVLVSQGYLETRQGSGTYVRATSDAGRPLTMARRASLRDQFEARLALDVEAARLTAIRKTPETAAGLRRLLVERGNYDGGNQAAFIESDLAFHKAVIAASGNRAMIEIYDFFSASIADTIAATLGKDIPEPDMQAHADIVDAIETGDPDKADAAVRRFMAPVLAALERMILS; this is encoded by the coding sequence ATGCGAGCGCTCAGCAAGACCAATCTCGCCGATGAGGCGATCGAGGCGATCCGCGGCGACATTCTCGGCAAACGCTGGGCGGTCGGCGAGAAATTGCCGAATGAAGCCTCGCTGTCGACCATGCTTTCCGTCAGCCGCGGCACGGTGCGCGAGGCGGTGCGCGTTCTTGTCTCCCAGGGTTATCTCGAAACAAGGCAGGGTTCGGGCACCTATGTCCGCGCCACCAGCGATGCCGGCCGGCCGCTGACGATGGCGCGGCGCGCCAGCCTGCGCGACCAGTTCGAGGCGCGCCTGGCGCTCGACGTCGAGGCCGCCCGGCTGACGGCGATCCGCAAGACGCCGGAGACGGCTGCCGGGCTTCGCAGGCTGCTTGTTGAACGCGGCAATTACGACGGCGGCAACCAGGCCGCCTTCATCGAAAGCGACCTGGCCTTCCACAAGGCTGTCATCGCCGCTTCGGGCAACCGGGCGATGATCGAGATCTATGATTTCTTCTCGGCCTCGATCGCCGATACCATCGCGGCGACGCTCGGCAAGGATATTCCGGAACCCGACATGCAGGCGCATGCCGATATCGTCGACGCCATCGAAACCGGCGATCCCGACAAGGCGGATGCAGCGGTGCGCCGTTTCATGGCGCCCGTTCTTGCCGCACTCGAGCGGATGATCCTGTCATGA
- a CDS encoding Pirin domain protein (PFAM: Pirin domain protein~KEGG: pirin protein; K06911), which yields MSIRPVKHESTATPTMEGAGVKLHRVFGFGDPAMTDPFLMMDDFRNDNPAEYIRGFPWHPHRGIETITYVLAGTVEHGDSLGNSGLLGAGDIQWMTAGSGIMHQEMPKGDFAGRMHGFQLWANLPSSLKMTAPRYQDVKSTDIPVVVDDDGTAVRVICGDFWGKAGPVDGVAAEPIYLDVSVPPGRKKRLPVDTYRNAFAYIFAGSGTFRDASKPFGVRVEKEVDGEELNIRDMSGNRTLVVFDSGDEVTVQAGDQGIRFLLVSGKPIEEPVAWHGPIVMNSREEILQAMRELQNGTFIKAAH from the coding sequence ATGTCGATCCGCCCCGTCAAGCATGAAAGTACTGCCACACCGACCATGGAAGGCGCCGGCGTCAAGCTGCATCGCGTCTTCGGCTTCGGCGATCCCGCGATGACCGATCCCTTCCTGATGATGGATGATTTCCGCAACGACAATCCGGCGGAATATATCCGCGGTTTTCCCTGGCATCCGCATCGCGGCATCGAGACGATCACCTATGTGCTCGCCGGCACCGTCGAGCACGGCGACAGCTTGGGCAATAGCGGCCTGCTCGGCGCCGGCGACATCCAGTGGATGACAGCCGGCAGCGGCATCATGCACCAGGAAATGCCGAAGGGCGATTTTGCCGGCCGTATGCACGGCTTCCAACTCTGGGCGAACTTGCCCTCCTCGCTGAAGATGACGGCGCCGCGCTACCAGGACGTCAAATCCACCGATATTCCTGTCGTCGTCGATGATGACGGCACGGCGGTGCGGGTGATCTGCGGCGATTTCTGGGGCAAGGCCGGTCCGGTCGATGGCGTCGCCGCTGAGCCGATCTATCTCGACGTTTCGGTGCCGCCCGGCCGGAAGAAGCGCCTGCCGGTCGATACCTACCGCAATGCCTTCGCCTATATCTTCGCCGGCTCCGGCACCTTCCGCGATGCATCGAAACCCTTCGGCGTGCGCGTCGAGAAGGAAGTCGACGGCGAGGAATTGAATATCCGCGACATGTCCGGCAACCGCACGCTCGTGGTCTTCGACAGCGGCGACGAAGTGACGGTGCAGGCAGGCGACCAGGGCATCCGTTTCCTGCTTGTCTCCGGCAAGCCGATCGAGGAGCCGGTTGCCTGGCACGGCCCGATCGTGATGAATTCGCGCGAGGAAATTCTGCAGGCGATGCGCGAACTGCAGAACGGCACCTTCATCAAAGCTGCGCACTGA
- a CDS encoding glutamine amidotransferase class-II (PFAM: glutamine amidotransferase class-II~KEGG: ret:RHE_CH00341 putative glutamine amidotransferase protein), whose amino-acid sequence MCRWAAYRGDPLYLEELVSSPAHSLIEQSHCATRAKTATNGDGFGIAWYGDRPEPGRYRDILPAWSDCNLKSLARQIRSPLFLAHVRAATGGGTRRDNCHPFTHESWSFMHNGQVSGFERLRRPMEAMLDDELFNARGGTTDSELMFLLALQFGLREAPIAAMAEMIGFIEDLAENTIGSVLLRFTAAFSDGKALYAIRYATDRKAPTLYASPVGKGYCLVSEPLNDDGDAWAEIPNGSAVTVGEGGIDVADFRPGKRAAVKSQRLVVPA is encoded by the coding sequence ATGTGTCGCTGGGCAGCCTATCGCGGAGACCCCCTCTATCTCGAGGAGTTGGTATCCTCGCCCGCCCATTCCCTGATCGAGCAGTCGCATTGCGCCACCCGCGCCAAGACCGCGACGAATGGCGATGGCTTCGGCATTGCCTGGTATGGTGATCGGCCCGAGCCCGGCCGCTACCGCGATATCCTGCCCGCCTGGTCGGATTGCAATCTGAAGAGCCTGGCGCGGCAGATCCGTTCGCCGCTCTTCCTCGCCCATGTCCGCGCTGCCACAGGCGGCGGCACGCGCCGCGACAATTGCCATCCCTTTACCCATGAGAGCTGGTCCTTCATGCATAACGGCCAGGTCTCCGGCTTCGAGCGCCTGCGCCGGCCGATGGAGGCGATGCTCGACGACGAGTTGTTCAATGCGCGCGGTGGCACCACCGATTCCGAATTGATGTTCCTGCTGGCGCTGCAGTTCGGCCTGCGCGAAGCGCCGATCGCCGCGATGGCGGAAATGATCGGCTTCATCGAGGACCTGGCGGAAAACACCATCGGCTCGGTGCTGCTGCGCTTTACCGCTGCCTTCTCCGACGGCAAGGCGCTTTATGCCATCCGCTATGCGACCGATCGCAAGGCGCCGACGCTTTATGCCTCGCCGGTTGGCAAGGGCTATTGTCTTGTGTCAGAGCCGCTGAACGACGATGGCGATGCCTGGGCCGAGATCCCGAACGGCAGCGCCGTCACGGTCGGCGAAGGAGGAATCGACGTCGCGGATTTTCGACCGGGCAAACGGGCGGCCGTCAAATCGCAGCGCCTCGTCGTTCCAGCCTGA